One Spinacia oleracea cultivar Varoflay chromosome 4, BTI_SOV_V1, whole genome shotgun sequence DNA segment encodes these proteins:
- the LOC130471428 gene encoding uncharacterized protein, with product MADRSIKYPLGILEDVPVRVGKFYIPVDFVVLDMEEDSQIPIILGRPFLCTAGAVIDAKSGSLTLSVGDDTVTFNLTNAVKSPMLENTCCRIDIVEEISLDNIPRMLYDDLLLATLTLKAKKGEGDCEIDSLISDLDGSEAEKVDSFEVLETVCSISEPQVTKVELKPLPSHLKYAFLDDNEDFPVIVNAALDDSQLSKLLTVLRMHKKAIEYSIDDLKGISPDFCWRMCIDYRMLNTTTLKDHFPLPFIDQMLERLAKHNFFCYLDGYSGFFQILIHPDDQEKTTFTCPYGTFAYRRMSFGLCNSPATFQRCMIAIFSDFIEDIMEVFMDDFSVYGSDFDVCLHNLSKVLKRCSEVNLVLNWEKCYFMVNEGVVLGHLISDRGIQVDREKIEVIEKLPPPVNVKGVWDPILDCPRLRSESHISQLLGL from the exons ATGGCAGATCGTTCTATAAAGTATCCCTTGGGTATTTTGGAGGATGTTCCTGTCCGGGTGGGGAAATTCTACATTCCTGTTGACTTTGTGGTACTAGATATGGAGGAGGATAGTCAAATCCCCATAATTTTGGGTAGGCCATTCTTATGTACTGCAGGTGCTGTTATTGATGCCAAGTCTGGGTCTCTTACTTTGAGTGTTGGTGATGATACTGTTACTTTTAATCTAACCAATGCTGTGAAGTCTCCTATGCTTGAGAATACTTGTTGCAGGATTGATATTGTAGAAGAGATTTCTCTAGACAACATCCCTAGAATGTTGTATGATGATCTATTGCTGGCGACTCTCACCTTGAAGGCCAAGAAAGGAGAAGGGGATTGTGAGATTGATTCCTTGATCTCGGATCTAGATGGAAGTGAAGCTGAGAAGGTTGACAGTTTTGAGGTATTGGAAACTGTTTGCTCTATTTCCGAGCCACAGGTAACGAAGGTAGAACTAAAACCATTACCATCtcaccttaaatatgcatttctTGATGATAATGAGGATTTTCCTGTGATCGTTAATGCTGCACTCGACGATAGCCAGCTTTCCAAGCTTCTGACTGTGCTCCGTATGCACAAAAAGGCAATCGAGTATAGCATTGACGATCTCAAGGGCATTagtcctgactttt GTTGGCGTATGTGTATAGATTATAGAATGTTGAATACGACCACCTTGAAGGATCACTTTCCCCTCCCCTTTATTGACCAGATGCTAGAAAGATTAGCAAAACACAACTTTttctgttatttggatggaTATTCAGGTTTCTTTCAGATTCTCATtcacccagacgaccaggagaaGACGACGTTCACTTGTCCTTATGGAACTTTTGCATACCGCAGAATGTCGTTTGGTTTGTGCAACTCCCCTGCTACATTTCAAAGGTGTATGATAGCCATTTTTTCTGACTTCATCGAGGACATCATGGAggtatttatggatgattttagtgtttatggTTCTGACTTTGATGTGTGTTTGCATAATCTTTCTAAAGTGCTTAAACGTTGTTCTGAAGTGAATTTGGTATTGAACTGGGAAAAATGCTACTTTATGGTCAATGAAGGAGTGGTACTTGGTCATCTTATTTCTGATCGTGGCATCCAAGTTGACCGAGAAAAAATTGAGGTGATTGAGAAACTTCCCCCTCCCGTGAATGTCAAGGGAGTGTGGGACCCGATTCTCGACTGTCCTAGATTACGGTCAGAATCCCACATAAGCCAACTGTTGGGCTTGTAA
- the LOC110774782 gene encoding F-box protein GID2, with the protein MKRAMNSQPESESESTINPAINTKKPKFASNPDQTIPNNNHDQQFHDSDCDSEFAKLDENLLYEVFKHADAKTLAVASCVSKRWHRTAQDERLWELICTRHWSNSINYGTRQLRSVVLALGGFRRLHALYLSKTVPSMPGSPILPPSSSIQARVVKGGNKRWGKDEVNLSLSLLSIRYYEKMNLANKRP; encoded by the coding sequence ATGAAGCGAGCCATGAACTCCCAACCCGAATCCGAATCAGAATCCACTATCAATCCCGCAATAAACACCAAAAAACCCAAATTCGCCTCCAATCCCGATCAAACCATCCCTAATAATAATCACGATCAACAATTCCACGATTCCGATTGCGATTCGGAATTCGCAAAGCTAGACGAGAATCTACTCTACGAAGTATTCAAGCACGCCGATGCGAAAACCCTAGCTGTAGCATCATGCGTCAGCAAGCGGTGGCATCGGACGGCTCAGGATGAGCGACTATGGGAGCTGATCTGTACTCGCCATTGGAGTAACAGTATTAATTACGGTACGAGACAACTCAGATCTGTTGTTCTTGCTCTGGGTGGGTTTCGTCGTCTTCACGCGCTTTACCTCTCCAAAACCGTCCCCTCTATGCCGGGTTCGCCGATTCTGCCGCCATCTTCGTCGATTCAGGCGCGTGTTGTCAAGGGTGGGAATAAGAGATGGGGGAAGGATGAGGTTAATTTGTCATTATCTCTTCTCTCGATTAGATATTATGAGAAAATGAATTTGGCTAACAAGAGACCATGA